In Leucobacter sp. CX169, a single genomic region encodes these proteins:
- a CDS encoding ROK family protein, which yields MTTPTLLRVGLDIGGTKTEAVALDPNGRLVGRLRMPTELGAERVLATAERAVRGLSFQTGRPLSAFASIGIGIPGAVDRETGEVRHAFNLDLAELQLGSLLSELVGVPVRVENDVTAAALGANHLLELDGTIAYLNLGTGLAAGIVVDGAPWRGAHGVAGEIGHLPIDPNGYACPCGQFGCLETVASGSAISRAWPHGGEHPAQDVVRAMEAGDVEAAAVVARLVQGAASCVRVLALSLDPQSIIIGGGLRLLGEPLIGGIRATLEQWAEQSSFLAALDLPRRVRVLPKHSSAAAVGAAIIGA from the coding sequence ATGACCACCCCCACCCTGCTGCGCGTCGGCCTGGACATTGGCGGCACGAAAACCGAGGCGGTGGCGCTTGACCCCAATGGTCGGCTCGTCGGGCGGCTCCGCATGCCGACCGAACTCGGGGCCGAGCGCGTGCTCGCGACCGCCGAGCGCGCGGTGCGGGGGCTGAGCTTCCAGACCGGCCGGCCGCTGTCGGCTTTCGCCTCGATCGGCATCGGGATCCCCGGAGCCGTGGACCGCGAAACGGGTGAGGTGCGGCACGCGTTCAACTTGGACCTCGCCGAGCTGCAGCTCGGTAGCCTCCTCTCCGAGCTGGTCGGCGTGCCCGTGCGCGTCGAGAACGACGTCACCGCCGCGGCGCTCGGCGCGAACCATCTGCTCGAGCTCGACGGCACCATCGCTTACCTGAACCTCGGCACGGGCCTCGCGGCAGGAATCGTCGTCGACGGCGCCCCGTGGCGCGGTGCTCACGGAGTCGCCGGCGAGATCGGCCACCTGCCCATCGATCCCAACGGCTATGCGTGCCCGTGCGGACAGTTCGGCTGCCTCGAGACGGTTGCGAGCGGCTCGGCGATCTCCCGCGCCTGGCCGCACGGCGGCGAACACCCGGCACAAGACGTCGTGCGCGCCATGGAGGCGGGCGACGTGGAGGCTGCCGCGGTGGTGGCGCGCCTCGTACAGGGCGCCGCATCGTGCGTGCGCGTACTCGCCCTCTCGCTCGACCCGCAGTCGATCATCATCGGCGGGGGCCTGCGCCTGCTCGGTGAACCACTCATCGGCGGCATTCGGGCGACCCTCGAGCAGTGGGCCGAGCAGTCGAGCTTCCTCGCGGCGCTCGACCTGCCCCGCCGAGTGCGCGTGCTCCCGAAGCACTCGTCGGCTGCCGCGGTCGGCGCCGCAATTATCGGGGCATAG
- a CDS encoding class C sortase, translated as MRSAGRHGSGPRRGGGPKQGWRPSILTIGVGVILLAAMVAGLYPMTAAWLSSYNQSQAIREYGEAVSRVRPTAAEQLATAHAYNDAMSAGVLLGANANMPVGEGVMTDDSFRYDDILRATDDGIMARIKIPRIGVDLPIYHGTSDEVLLLGAGHLEGSSLPVGGVDTHSVITAHRGLANATMFSNLDGVELGDRFTVEVFGEVLTYEVRAKEVIEPAETDSLRAEPGHDWVTLITCTPLGINSHRIVLTGERVTPTPSEDSKRAGDAPTIPGVPWWALYATGGLTVIATYVSRQGFADAKLHANRGNR; from the coding sequence ATGCGTAGTGCCGGGCGACACGGCTCTGGCCCGCGGCGGGGCGGCGGGCCGAAGCAGGGATGGCGCCCGAGCATCCTGACCATCGGGGTCGGCGTGATCTTGCTGGCTGCAATGGTGGCCGGCCTGTACCCCATGACCGCGGCCTGGCTGTCGTCCTACAACCAGTCGCAGGCCATTCGCGAATACGGTGAGGCGGTCAGTCGGGTGCGCCCGACCGCGGCAGAGCAGTTGGCGACGGCGCACGCCTACAACGACGCGATGAGCGCCGGGGTGTTGCTGGGGGCGAACGCCAACATGCCGGTCGGCGAGGGCGTGATGACCGACGACTCATTTCGCTACGACGATATCCTGCGGGCCACTGACGACGGGATCATGGCGCGCATCAAGATCCCGAGAATCGGCGTTGATCTTCCGATCTATCACGGCACGAGCGATGAGGTGCTCCTGCTCGGGGCCGGGCACCTTGAGGGGTCGAGTCTTCCCGTGGGCGGTGTCGACACGCACTCCGTCATCACTGCGCACCGCGGGCTCGCGAACGCGACCATGTTCAGCAATCTCGACGGGGTCGAGCTGGGGGACCGGTTCACGGTCGAGGTGTTTGGTGAAGTACTGACCTATGAGGTGCGGGCGAAAGAGGTCATCGAACCCGCCGAGACCGACTCGCTGCGGGCGGAACCCGGGCATGACTGGGTGACCCTGATTACCTGCACGCCGCTCGGCATCAATTCGCACCGCATCGTCCTCACCGGCGAGCGGGTGACTCCGACGCCGTCTGAAGACTCGAAGCGCGCGGGCGACGCACCGACGATCCCGGGCGTTCCCTGGTGGGCGCTCTATGCCACCGGAGGGCTGACGGTCATTGCCACCTACGTCTCACGCCAAGGGTTCGCCGACGCGAAACTGCACGCAAACCGGGGCAACCGCTAG
- a CDS encoding SOS response-associated peptidase — MCGRVVVDYEGMAIGESDRDIVRWVGEGLEALGTPPTPSWNLAPTQPVPLLIRPRKAPETHRVELARWGIVPPWEKAFATKYPTFNARIESVAEKRTFAPSLVARRCAVLTTGYYEWLTEGKVKTPHVIGGHSLLPLAGLYSWWREPGAPEGEGWRLSATVLTRESTGPLASIHDRMPVFLDDALAADWLDPEQRADHAMLGAVSGGAERVAASLNPVAVRPITGDGPELIVPRAEREERA, encoded by the coding sequence ATGTGCGGCAGAGTTGTGGTGGACTACGAAGGGATGGCGATCGGCGAGTCCGATCGGGACATCGTCCGGTGGGTTGGCGAGGGGCTCGAAGCCCTCGGCACGCCGCCCACGCCGAGTTGGAACTTGGCCCCCACGCAGCCGGTGCCGCTGTTGATCCGCCCGCGAAAGGCGCCCGAAACGCATCGCGTTGAGCTTGCCCGGTGGGGCATCGTCCCGCCCTGGGAGAAAGCCTTCGCTACGAAGTACCCAACGTTCAACGCGCGCATCGAGAGCGTCGCCGAGAAGCGCACATTCGCGCCCTCGCTGGTCGCGCGACGGTGTGCGGTTCTGACGACTGGGTACTACGAATGGCTGACCGAGGGAAAGGTGAAAACCCCGCACGTCATCGGCGGGCACAGCCTACTCCCGCTCGCCGGCCTCTACTCCTGGTGGCGGGAGCCCGGTGCACCCGAGGGGGAAGGGTGGCGGCTCTCGGCGACCGTGCTGACGCGCGAGTCCACCGGGCCCCTCGCGTCGATTCACGACCGCATGCCGGTGTTCCTCGACGACGCGCTCGCCGCAGACTGGCTCGACCCCGAGCAGCGTGCCGATCACGCCATGCTGGGAGCGGTGTCGGGCGGCGCCGAGCGCGTTGCCGCGTCGCTCAACCCGGTCGCAGTCCGGCCGATCACGGGCGACGGGCCAGAGCTCATCGTGCCGCGTGCTGAGCGAGAGGAGCGCGCCTAA
- a CDS encoding SpaH/EbpB family LPXTG-anchored major pilin → MKNHKTSRVAALLGAFALSAAALTGGATAAFAEPPSFGNIDFSKPGSLTVHKYLHQTGTPTVGDISAAPDADDYTNPVAGVEFTVYPLLTTLGAEIDLEDPATWDSLNAIVPGAGCTAPAGYSIGTGQVMPLTSATGTATQALPIGVYMVCETDAPSNIVDRAAPFVLTVPMPHENGWVYDVHAFPKNGAGTLVKTVKPIGPGTGLGSTLTFPVTMTIPQQENAWTKFEISDALDARLEPVGTGVQSVKVGTQVLDASYYSVGAPIADNTVKVTFTPAGIAWLNATPKDAQAGSVITIEFVATVVSIGSGVIENVAQFSNTPGQSLDSNPVTTRWGSIEVLKRAAGTLDANGVLKGAEFEVYNADLPYAPNCGVAKPVENEGPISVGGATKFVSDANGVVTIPGLFVSDSVNTSINASQRCYVLKETKAPAGYVLPSSAFTPVQVKTGVTTIASNFNPVITNTQQDVPELPLTGAAGQVLLVAAGIAGVAIAGGLMLVNRRRTRAQL, encoded by the coding sequence ATGAAGAACCACAAGACCTCGCGCGTCGCAGCGCTGCTGGGCGCGTTCGCGCTCAGCGCTGCTGCATTGACGGGTGGCGCCACCGCAGCATTTGCCGAGCCCCCGAGCTTCGGGAACATCGATTTCTCGAAGCCCGGCTCGTTGACCGTGCACAAGTACCTGCATCAGACGGGTACCCCCACCGTCGGCGACATCAGCGCCGCTCCCGACGCTGATGACTACACCAATCCGGTCGCGGGCGTCGAGTTCACGGTCTACCCGTTGCTCACGACGCTGGGCGCTGAGATAGACCTGGAAGACCCAGCCACCTGGGATTCCCTGAACGCGATCGTCCCGGGCGCTGGGTGTACCGCGCCCGCTGGATACTCGATCGGTACCGGACAGGTCATGCCCCTGACGAGCGCCACTGGCACAGCGACCCAGGCGTTGCCGATCGGCGTATACATGGTCTGCGAGACCGATGCGCCCTCGAATATCGTCGACCGGGCAGCGCCGTTTGTCCTCACGGTGCCCATGCCCCACGAGAACGGCTGGGTGTACGACGTACACGCCTTCCCGAAGAATGGCGCGGGCACGCTCGTCAAGACGGTCAAGCCGATCGGACCCGGCACCGGACTCGGGTCTACTCTGACCTTCCCCGTGACGATGACGATTCCCCAGCAGGAGAACGCCTGGACCAAGTTTGAGATATCCGATGCCTTGGACGCGCGGCTCGAGCCGGTCGGCACGGGTGTGCAGTCCGTCAAGGTCGGCACGCAGGTGCTCGACGCGAGTTACTACTCGGTCGGGGCCCCCATTGCAGACAACACCGTCAAGGTGACCTTCACTCCGGCGGGTATTGCCTGGTTGAATGCCACGCCGAAGGATGCGCAGGCGGGCAGCGTCATCACGATTGAGTTTGTCGCCACGGTGGTTTCGATTGGCTCCGGCGTCATTGAGAACGTTGCCCAGTTCAGCAACACACCGGGGCAGTCGCTCGACTCAAACCCCGTGACCACCCGATGGGGCAGCATTGAGGTCCTGAAGCGCGCGGCCGGCACTCTGGACGCAAATGGTGTGCTCAAGGGCGCCGAGTTCGAGGTGTACAACGCCGATCTCCCGTACGCGCCAAACTGTGGCGTAGCAAAGCCCGTCGAGAACGAAGGCCCCATCAGTGTCGGTGGCGCGACCAAGTTCGTCTCCGATGCAAACGGCGTCGTCACGATTCCTGGCCTGTTCGTGAGTGACAGCGTGAATACATCGATCAACGCGAGCCAGCGGTGCTACGTGCTCAAGGAGACGAAGGCTCCCGCAGGGTACGTGCTGCCCTCGAGCGCATTCACCCCGGTGCAGGTCAAGACAGGCGTGACCACGATCGCGAGCAACTTCAACCCCGTGATCACGAACACCCAGCAGGACGTTCCCGAACTGCCGCTCACCGGTGCTGCGGGACAGGTGCTGCTGGTTGCGGCGGGCATCGCTGGCGTCGCCATCGCCGGTGGCCTGATGCTGGTGAACCGTCGCCGCACGCGGGCACAGCTCTAG
- a CDS encoding SpaA isopeptide-forming pilin-related protein produces MRRSTAGSRPTTRRLRATRALLVLALGLSTFGGQALVAAPPAQAVAKDSFDPNRPQVFVGQGDPTTLFAGQQGVGTLVLDNLGFQNTLQFNAMGYNTNDNLLYAIQKGDAAGNRLVQIGRKTKAVSTAPDAMIAEVLGSVVGLPAITNPNDSYMQGTFGGEITNNNFLYVRSYAADSRLWEVNVVPNDNGQYTAERIDLKSPVPGVADIVWSGHAIWGVSSTRIYRINPDERDVASWAIPATGPLAALRGKTFGAAWTLGNGNLQLSDNASGNLYQIAIEDPNGDSPTFSLVGTTRGTSSSNNDGASSPGAPVDLEIVKTGPAEYAPGDAVRYTMTVTNHGPGQSSGSIVTDRIPDELVDPATTTPGCTISAVERELSCGLSALAAGASTEIVVTAAVKTSLIAPLPNIVNTAQVLGNEADPNLNNNSSTTTAVPHPGRLVLAKTSNPASGTTIVPGQLVQYALTFTNAGLTPVDVNHVDLLQDVVDDAELDGAIVSHAALTAASQPLNQPTSALHITGELNGGVTATVTYSVRVKTVLPSHATGKLGNFLMALGEEPPPVCAPGSTHCTEHPVRVSLSWNKVNDHNPAQFLAGSAWTLTPFDRAAVPMLDPSRAMSVVDCVAASAAECTGPDSNPAVGKFTVRDLTIGKYRLTESQAPAGYLRISPIDIEVYSELDYGNIVNRQAPVPTLPLTGGMGAAVFWGSTGGLGLLAVVALILQRRKMRLAGRAQPDA; encoded by the coding sequence ATGCGTCGCAGCACCGCAGGATCCCGACCGACGACCCGTCGGTTACGCGCCACTCGCGCGTTGCTGGTGCTCGCTCTCGGACTCTCGACGTTTGGCGGGCAGGCGCTGGTTGCGGCTCCCCCGGCGCAGGCGGTTGCGAAAGACTCCTTCGACCCCAATAGGCCGCAGGTGTTCGTCGGCCAGGGGGATCCGACGACCCTCTTTGCTGGCCAGCAGGGCGTCGGCACCCTTGTGCTTGACAACCTGGGCTTCCAGAACACGCTTCAGTTCAATGCCATGGGCTACAACACGAACGACAATCTGCTGTACGCGATTCAGAAAGGCGATGCAGCCGGAAACAGGCTGGTGCAGATTGGGCGCAAGACCAAGGCCGTGTCGACCGCCCCCGATGCCATGATCGCTGAGGTACTCGGATCAGTCGTCGGGCTTCCGGCAATCACCAACCCCAACGACTCGTACATGCAGGGCACTTTCGGCGGTGAAATAACGAACAACAATTTCCTCTACGTGCGCAGCTACGCCGCGGACAGCCGGTTGTGGGAGGTCAACGTCGTGCCCAATGACAACGGCCAGTACACGGCGGAACGAATCGATCTCAAATCCCCAGTTCCTGGCGTCGCCGATATCGTCTGGAGCGGGCATGCGATCTGGGGAGTCTCGAGCACCAGAATTTATCGTATTAACCCCGATGAAAGAGATGTTGCCAGCTGGGCTATTCCGGCCACTGGCCCCCTCGCCGCTCTGCGCGGCAAGACCTTCGGCGCAGCGTGGACGCTCGGCAACGGCAACCTGCAGCTGTCGGACAATGCGTCTGGAAATCTGTATCAGATCGCCATCGAAGACCCCAACGGAGACAGCCCAACCTTCTCCCTCGTGGGCACGACTAGAGGGACGAGTAGCAGCAACAACGACGGTGCTTCGTCGCCCGGTGCGCCGGTTGACCTCGAGATCGTGAAGACTGGGCCGGCGGAGTACGCTCCGGGCGACGCCGTTCGGTACACGATGACCGTGACGAATCACGGCCCCGGCCAGTCGAGCGGCAGCATCGTGACCGACCGGATTCCGGATGAGTTGGTCGACCCGGCCACGACAACCCCCGGGTGCACCATCAGTGCTGTGGAACGTGAGCTCAGCTGTGGACTGAGCGCGCTCGCTGCCGGGGCAAGCACAGAAATCGTGGTGACGGCCGCCGTCAAGACGTCTCTGATAGCGCCGCTGCCGAACATCGTGAACACCGCGCAGGTGCTGGGCAATGAGGCGGATCCCAACCTGAACAACAACTCGAGCACTACCACGGCGGTGCCTCACCCCGGCAGGCTTGTGCTGGCGAAGACGTCAAACCCGGCGTCGGGCACGACGATCGTCCCGGGGCAACTCGTGCAGTACGCGCTGACGTTCACAAACGCGGGGCTCACCCCCGTCGACGTGAACCATGTCGACCTGCTGCAGGACGTAGTCGACGACGCGGAGCTTGACGGAGCAATCGTCAGCCATGCCGCACTCACGGCCGCCTCGCAGCCGCTGAACCAGCCGACTTCTGCGCTGCATATTACCGGCGAGCTCAACGGGGGCGTGACCGCCACGGTGACCTACTCGGTGCGTGTGAAGACTGTGCTCCCGAGCCACGCGACCGGCAAACTCGGGAATTTCCTAATGGCGCTCGGCGAGGAGCCCCCGCCCGTCTGTGCTCCTGGCAGCACACACTGCACCGAGCACCCGGTGCGGGTGTCGTTGTCGTGGAACAAGGTGAACGATCACAACCCGGCCCAGTTCTTGGCGGGCTCGGCGTGGACCTTGACGCCGTTCGACCGCGCGGCGGTGCCGATGCTGGACCCGTCGAGGGCGATGAGCGTGGTTGACTGCGTCGCGGCCTCGGCAGCCGAGTGCACGGGGCCCGACTCGAACCCTGCGGTGGGCAAGTTCACGGTCCGTGACCTCACGATAGGGAAGTATCGCCTGACCGAGTCGCAGGCCCCGGCAGGATATCTCCGCATCAGCCCGATCGACATCGAGGTGTACAGCGAGCTCGACTACGGCAATATCGTGAACCGGCAAGCGCCAGTGCCGACGCTCCCGCTGACCGGCGGAATGGGAGCGGCCGTGTTCTGGGGCAGCACCGGCGGCCTCGGCCTGCTGGCCGTGGTCGCCCTGATCCTGCAGCGCCGCAAGATGCGCCTCGCAGGGCGAGCGCAGCCAGATGCGTAG
- a CDS encoding AAA family ATPase codes for MRANSAVDPAQLLDRPRLRLRLSTSDGGPAGFILLNAPAGYGKSTLAKQLLDSLPAHEYRTLWIHTTARTKSSFWRHLRAQLEERPHPTGEPDDESRAHEWVLDHVSLLPAPLVLVIDAYHRVSDAQTDLALLELSGASARIHLVVLARSVRLLDGPLFADEVLTIGPEELAFDAEELGTLARHCRTPVHSRLRQSLELTGGWPRAASAVLRAESRDAVASSRPPGAERASASPALHPQLARLAIDSLDLLNDEARAVMLAACVLDTISLEQAAELLESTEDEAILQIQPLLEHGLLSLTGLTHRTVYRAHPAIRAGLADLARRSYSALDHATLLRGSARERASQDPLSALRMYLESSSLADAEAVLAAHFTTLTDRGEECTRLLRPLTDETLREFPTFAAARMLLEFSDRTVSHEHLHRLTRLMQEGASRRLEADLHSAPTLAIAHRVQVMIGERLGGNMPSALAIARELEPLIMSRAHSPEEVPGQDHRDSPGTQPVFLEELGFTAFMGGDRALARRVWQRLDHQMQVSSSDLVPPTVGVTSRHAAWRLAALYGLALVEADDGDFIVAAEIIAQADALQEESGVSAPSLSWINGEVARAHLSYESLDADMLAQAMARVAPWNDRFEQWPMILMADVEATRYLRGPDWAIPHLRAGISQIERARHGVGVWGGYLALYQAMLNTTLGDFTISGRILRSLPAENLFVQIERARLSLFSGDNVRALLEVQQIGLAGISKRQRIDKFLMAAIAAWGCGLRDEAIESLKHAGELVERNGLSMMFRTVPFEPLRAIAVAARAAGAYDLVERIDRVPIQARGVVRERLTTMEQRALETMVTHPSLAAAAEHVSIAPATMKRHRLAVYRKLQVGGREEAILQATRMGLLVQQRPAAVEPNPH; via the coding sequence ATGCGCGCGAATTCTGCGGTGGACCCCGCACAATTGCTCGATCGACCCCGCCTCCGGCTCAGGCTGAGCACGTCCGACGGCGGTCCCGCCGGCTTCATCCTGCTCAATGCCCCGGCCGGCTACGGGAAGTCCACCCTCGCGAAACAATTGCTGGACTCTCTTCCGGCGCACGAGTATCGGACACTCTGGATCCACACGACGGCAAGGACCAAATCGTCGTTCTGGCGACACCTGCGTGCGCAGTTGGAGGAGCGCCCGCACCCCACTGGCGAACCAGACGACGAATCGCGAGCGCACGAGTGGGTTCTCGACCACGTTTCACTCCTGCCCGCACCCCTCGTACTGGTCATCGACGCCTACCATCGCGTCAGCGACGCTCAGACCGACCTCGCGTTGCTCGAGCTCAGCGGCGCGAGCGCCCGTATTCATCTGGTGGTACTCGCCCGAAGCGTGCGCCTCCTTGACGGCCCCCTGTTCGCCGACGAAGTACTCACGATCGGTCCGGAGGAACTTGCGTTCGACGCGGAGGAACTCGGAACACTCGCGCGCCACTGCCGCACGCCAGTGCACTCTCGCCTGCGTCAATCGCTTGAGCTCACGGGCGGCTGGCCCCGTGCGGCGAGCGCGGTACTGCGCGCAGAGTCCCGCGATGCGGTCGCTTCTTCGCGGCCTCCGGGCGCCGAGCGTGCCTCAGCTTCCCCCGCGCTGCATCCGCAGCTGGCACGCCTGGCGATCGATTCGCTCGATCTCCTGAACGACGAAGCCCGTGCCGTGATGCTCGCCGCGTGCGTGCTGGACACGATCAGCCTGGAGCAAGCGGCTGAACTCCTGGAATCGACCGAGGACGAAGCGATCCTGCAGATTCAACCGTTGCTCGAGCACGGGCTGTTGTCGCTGACCGGGCTGACTCACCGAACGGTGTATCGAGCGCACCCCGCAATTCGGGCCGGGCTTGCCGACCTTGCCCGGCGTTCCTACAGTGCACTCGACCACGCGACGCTCCTGCGCGGCTCCGCCCGTGAGCGCGCCTCACAGGATCCGCTCAGCGCGCTCCGCATGTATCTCGAGTCCTCGTCTCTTGCCGATGCGGAAGCGGTACTCGCCGCACACTTCACCACACTCACCGATCGCGGCGAGGAGTGCACCCGGCTCCTGCGTCCCCTCACGGATGAAACGCTGCGGGAGTTCCCGACGTTCGCCGCGGCCCGGATGCTCCTAGAGTTCTCAGATCGCACCGTCTCGCACGAACACCTGCACCGCCTGACGCGGCTGATGCAAGAGGGGGCATCGCGCCGCCTCGAAGCAGATTTGCACTCGGCTCCGACGCTCGCCATCGCGCATCGCGTGCAAGTCATGATCGGCGAGCGCTTGGGTGGAAATATGCCCAGTGCCCTCGCGATCGCCCGTGAACTCGAGCCACTCATCATGTCGCGCGCGCACTCCCCCGAGGAGGTTCCGGGGCAGGATCACCGAGACAGCCCTGGCACCCAGCCGGTGTTCCTCGAGGAGCTGGGGTTCACCGCCTTCATGGGTGGCGACCGAGCGCTCGCCCGGCGCGTCTGGCAACGCCTCGACCATCAGATGCAGGTCTCTTCGAGTGACCTCGTCCCGCCGACTGTCGGCGTCACGAGCCGGCACGCCGCGTGGCGCCTCGCCGCCTTGTACGGCCTCGCCCTGGTGGAGGCCGACGACGGGGACTTCATCGTCGCCGCCGAGATCATCGCCCAAGCCGACGCACTCCAGGAAGAGTCCGGCGTGAGCGCCCCGTCGCTGAGCTGGATCAACGGCGAGGTCGCCCGAGCACACCTGTCCTACGAGTCCCTCGATGCGGACATGCTCGCCCAGGCGATGGCACGCGTCGCACCGTGGAACGATCGCTTCGAACAGTGGCCGATGATCCTCATGGCGGACGTTGAGGCGACCCGGTATCTGCGCGGCCCCGATTGGGCGATTCCGCACCTGCGGGCCGGAATCTCGCAGATCGAGCGCGCCCGACACGGCGTCGGCGTCTGGGGCGGGTATCTCGCGCTGTACCAGGCAATGCTCAACACCACGCTCGGGGATTTCACCATCTCCGGGCGGATCCTGCGCTCGTTGCCCGCGGAGAATCTCTTCGTGCAGATCGAGCGAGCCCGGCTCTCCCTTTTCTCGGGAGACAACGTTCGCGCACTGCTCGAGGTCCAGCAGATTGGTCTCGCCGGCATCTCGAAGCGGCAACGCATCGATAAGTTCTTGATGGCCGCAATTGCTGCGTGGGGATGTGGCCTGCGCGACGAGGCAATCGAGTCCCTGAAACATGCGGGTGAGCTCGTCGAGCGCAACGGTTTGTCGATGATGTTCCGCACGGTCCCGTTCGAGCCCCTGCGAGCGATCGCCGTCGCAGCGCGGGCTGCTGGAGCGTACGACCTCGTCGAGCGCATCGACCGCGTCCCGATACAGGCGCGCGGCGTGGTGCGAGAGCGCCTCACCACCATGGAGCAGCGCGCCCTCGAGACGATGGTGACGCATCCGTCGCTCGCGGCCGCCGCCGAGCACGTTTCGATCGCTCCAGCGACGATGAAGCGGCATCGCCTCGCGGTGTATCGAAAACTGCAGGTGGGAGGTCGCGAGGAGGCGATCCTGCAGGCCACCCGCATGGGACTGCTCGTGCAGCAACGACCGGCTGCGGTCGAACCGAACCCCCACTAG
- the nagA gene encoding N-acetylglucosamine-6-phosphate deacetylase yields MTFAPAELILHRARKVDVDGEHPDAWIAVTDGRISGVGTGGCWSSLVGDATVVVDAEGDRVSPGLIDLHMHGGGGASVDDGAASARAAIATHRAHGTTRSLLSFVSAPVPELIDRLGWASELVAEDPTVLGAHLEGPFLSPERKGAHRLEALCAPDTDVVTALIEAGRGVLRQITIAPELPGGLDAIAAFAAAGVVPAIGHTAADLEHTERAFDAGARLLTHAFNAMPGLGHRDPGPVAAAFDRPEVTLELILDGVHLDARIAALAFALAPGRVALITDAMAAAGEADGAYQLGGQDVSVAEGVARLSGTDTIAGSTLTLDQAVRRAVTDAHCTPSAAVAAATMTPARLLGLDRSGGELRLGALRPGFTADLVRFDADWNVRDVWVAGVREDARRLELRAMPR; encoded by the coding sequence ATGACCTTCGCCCCGGCCGAGCTGATCCTGCATCGAGCACGCAAGGTGGACGTCGACGGCGAACATCCTGACGCCTGGATCGCGGTGACGGACGGGCGGATTTCCGGTGTGGGCACCGGCGGCTGCTGGAGCTCCCTCGTGGGGGACGCGACTGTGGTGGTTGACGCCGAGGGTGACCGGGTGAGCCCGGGCCTGATCGACCTGCACATGCACGGTGGGGGAGGGGCCTCCGTCGACGACGGGGCCGCCTCGGCGCGAGCGGCGATCGCCACCCATCGGGCACACGGCACGACCCGCTCGCTGCTGAGCTTTGTGTCGGCTCCGGTTCCTGAGCTGATTGATCGCCTCGGCTGGGCGAGCGAGCTCGTGGCGGAGGACCCGACCGTCCTCGGGGCGCACCTCGAGGGGCCGTTCTTGTCGCCCGAGCGGAAGGGTGCACATCGCCTGGAGGCGCTCTGCGCGCCAGACACGGACGTGGTGACCGCCCTGATCGAGGCGGGGCGCGGGGTGCTGCGCCAGATCACGATCGCGCCCGAACTGCCGGGAGGCCTCGACGCCATTGCGGCGTTCGCCGCCGCCGGGGTGGTCCCGGCCATCGGCCATACGGCCGCCGACCTCGAGCACACCGAGCGCGCCTTCGACGCTGGCGCCCGGCTGCTGACCCACGCGTTCAACGCGATGCCCGGGCTCGGTCACCGCGACCCAGGCCCCGTGGCGGCCGCGTTTGATCGGCCCGAAGTCACGCTGGAACTGATCCTCGACGGGGTGCACCTCGATGCGCGCATCGCGGCGCTTGCGTTCGCCCTCGCGCCCGGCCGCGTCGCGCTCATCACCGACGCCATGGCCGCGGCGGGCGAAGCGGACGGCGCATACCAGCTCGGTGGGCAGGACGTCTCGGTTGCGGAAGGCGTCGCGAGGCTCTCAGGGACCGACACGATCGCAGGATCAACACTCACCCTCGACCAGGCAGTTCGGCGCGCGGTGACGGATGCACACTGCACCCCGAGCGCCGCGGTCGCCGCGGCGACCATGACCCCGGCGCGCCTGTTGGGGCTCGACAGGTCTGGCGGCGAGCTCCGGCTCGGCGCCCTCCGGCCGGGATTCACCGCCGACCTCGTGCGCTTCGACGCCGACTGGAACGTGCGCGACGTGTGGGTCGCCGGGGTGCGCGAGGACGCGCGCCGGCTCGAGCTTCGGGCTATGCCCCGATAA